From bacterium, the proteins below share one genomic window:
- a CDS encoding FecR domain-containing protein, with the protein MKPRRPRAIAFLAAAATAMAVWGAFALADQDPRDVNLVRSGSETQPPQAAPSDGPVDPFGRVRYIEGGARVLRTDGAEDLGFNAPVYKGDRVETAGDGQRVELQLPDGSLVRLDIRSSVELYDFAAPGDGDGATVLGLSAGSLAADVPNPNGGQNFRIDTPAASVYPTERAAFRVDIEDNDAVRVSVEHGAVEVAGQDGTVVVRAGERTRVRAGEQPRRPWDYNVMIRDGFDGWVARRDDVYALREQPGKEYGSLPAEVRPYYGELSRYGHWVYTDEFGWTWKPDNVSGDWRPYYEGEWDYGPGGPVWVGSEPWGWAVYRYGRWNFRVGLGWLWIPGAVFGPAHVYWYYGPSYVGWCPLDFWNYPVYVGLGWGWGDPWFDGYPWGFVRYHDFWGRGMHGRYIPRNAVIPRDLRGGYVGRSGLPLRNATRIGEGGVRGVRDLPQDSFQRIRDAAARNAGRGFSPVEGRAPINRAASPARTFRDVERTQIGGRQARTAPSVSDRFFPQRGADQRQQPGAASTGRTATGRDATSAGRDATSAGRDAGATRTPPDRGGSGRPATGPGRRFDGGADQASPRPPDAGQSRLPSFPRSPRADATADRGPQAERGAGVSRLFDRISPASRGDATRGRAASSDQTRAEGRSATADRPRYEARPTPSDDSRAEGRSATADRPRYEARPTPSEQPRSETRTAPSDRPRYEARPAPSEQPRSETRTAPAERPRYEARPAPSESPRSAPSAAPRSEGRSAPSAAPRSEARSAPAARSESRGGGGGGHAAPASGSRGGGKRDR; encoded by the coding sequence GTGAAACCCCGCCGCCCCCGCGCCATCGCCTTCCTCGCCGCCGCCGCGACGGCCATGGCCGTCTGGGGCGCCTTCGCCCTCGCCGACCAGGACCCGCGCGACGTCAACCTCGTCCGGAGCGGCTCCGAGACCCAGCCGCCGCAGGCCGCCCCGAGCGACGGCCCGGTCGATCCGTTCGGCCGCGTCCGCTACATCGAAGGGGGCGCGCGCGTCCTGCGGACCGACGGCGCCGAGGACCTCGGCTTCAACGCCCCGGTCTACAAGGGGGACCGCGTCGAGACCGCCGGCGACGGCCAGCGGGTCGAGCTGCAGCTCCCCGACGGCAGCCTCGTCCGCCTCGACATCCGCTCCTCGGTCGAGCTCTACGACTTCGCCGCCCCGGGCGACGGGGACGGGGCGACCGTCCTCGGCCTCTCCGCCGGCAGCCTCGCCGCCGACGTGCCGAACCCCAACGGCGGCCAGAACTTCCGCATCGACACCCCGGCCGCCTCGGTCTACCCGACCGAGCGGGCCGCCTTCCGCGTGGACATCGAGGACAACGACGCGGTCCGCGTCTCGGTCGAGCACGGCGCGGTCGAGGTCGCGGGCCAGGACGGCACGGTTGTCGTGCGGGCCGGCGAGCGGACCCGCGTCCGCGCCGGCGAGCAGCCGCGCCGCCCGTGGGACTACAACGTCATGATCCGCGACGGCTTCGACGGCTGGGTCGCGCGGCGGGACGACGTCTACGCGCTGCGCGAGCAGCCGGGCAAGGAGTACGGCTCGCTGCCGGCGGAGGTCCGCCCCTACTACGGCGAGCTCTCCCGCTACGGCCACTGGGTCTACACCGACGAGTTCGGCTGGACCTGGAAGCCGGACAACGTCTCCGGCGACTGGCGTCCGTACTACGAGGGCGAGTGGGACTACGGCCCGGGGGGCCCGGTCTGGGTCGGCAGCGAACCTTGGGGCTGGGCGGTCTACCGCTACGGCCGCTGGAACTTCCGCGTCGGCCTCGGCTGGCTCTGGATCCCCGGAGCGGTCTTCGGCCCGGCGCACGTCTACTGGTACTACGGCCCGAGCTACGTCGGCTGGTGCCCGCTCGACTTCTGGAACTACCCCGTCTACGTCGGCCTCGGCTGGGGCTGGGGCGACCCGTGGTTCGACGGCTACCCGTGGGGCTTCGTCCGCTACCACGACTTCTGGGGCCGCGGCATGCACGGCCGGTACATCCCGCGCAACGCGGTGATCCCGCGCGACCTCCGCGGCGGCTACGTCGGCCGCAGCGGCCTCCCGCTCCGCAACGCGACGCGGATCGGCGAAGGCGGGGTGCGCGGCGTCCGCGACCTGCCGCAGGACTCCTTCCAGCGGATCCGCGACGCGGCGGCCCGCAACGCCGGGCGAGGCTTCTCGCCGGTCGAAGGGCGCGCGCCGATCAACCGCGCGGCGAGCCCCGCGCGCACCTTCCGCGACGTCGAGCGGACGCAGATCGGCGGCCGCCAGGCGCGGACCGCGCCGTCGGTCTCCGACCGCTTCTTCCCGCAGCGCGGCGCCGACCAGCGGCAGCAGCCCGGCGCGGCTTCGACCGGCCGCACGGCGACCGGGCGCGACGCGACCAGCGCCGGGCGCGACGCGACCAGCGCCGGGCGGGACGCGGGCGCGACCCGCACCCCGCCGGACCGCGGCGGATCCGGCCGTCCGGCGACCGGCCCCGGCCGCCGCTTCGACGGCGGCGCCGACCAGGCGTCGCCGCGGCCGCCGGACGCCGGCCAGAGCCGGCTGCCGTCGTTCCCGCGCTCCCCGCGCGCCGACGCGACCGCCGACCGCGGGCCGCAGGCCGAGCGCGGCGCCGGCGTGAGCCGCCTCTTCGACCGGATCTCGCCGGCCAGCCGCGGCGACGCGACGCGCGGACGCGCCGCGTCGTCCGACCAGACCCGCGCGGAAGGCCGTTCGGCGACGGCCGACCGTCCGCGCTACGAGGCGCGCCCGACCCCGTCCGACGACTCCCGCGCCGAAGGGCGTTCCGCGACGGCCGACCGTCCGCGCTACGAAGCGCGCCCGACCCCGTCCGAACAGCCCCGTTCCGAAACCCGCACCGCCCCGAGCGACCGCCCGCGCTACGAGGCGCGCCCGGCCCCGTCCGAACAGCCCCGTTCCGAAACCCGCACCGCCCCCGCCGAACGGCCGCGCTACGAGGCGCGTCCCGCTCCGTCGGAGTCGCCGCGCT